The following coding sequences lie in one Methylosinus sp. PW1 genomic window:
- a CDS encoding DUF4337 family protein, giving the protein MSEAMTTEHLEHAEHAEHVAHEGTPFMTQVSMTIAVFAVVAATIGSLETIETAATLGAQNAAALSQSKASDQWAFFQAKSIKKSVNDAVSKQGGPQADQLSREAKRYDDESKAIKTDAEALEHRVEEHLHEAEHHEHRHHILTVAVTLVHAAIAIATIAIITRGRRWPWYSGLALAASGVLLAGYAYI; this is encoded by the coding sequence ATGTCCGAAGCTATGACGACAGAGCATCTCGAGCACGCGGAGCATGCCGAGCATGTCGCGCATGAAGGCACGCCCTTCATGACGCAGGTCTCGATGACGATCGCTGTTTTCGCCGTCGTCGCCGCGACCATCGGCAGCCTGGAGACGATCGAGACCGCCGCCACGCTCGGCGCGCAGAACGCCGCCGCGCTCAGCCAGAGCAAGGCGAGCGATCAATGGGCCTTCTTCCAGGCCAAGAGCATCAAGAAGAGCGTCAATGACGCGGTCTCCAAGCAGGGCGGCCCGCAGGCCGATCAGCTCTCCCGCGAAGCCAAGCGCTATGACGACGAGAGCAAGGCGATCAAGACCGACGCCGAAGCGCTCGAGCATCGCGTCGAGGAGCATTTGCACGAGGCCGAGCATCACGAGCATCGCCATCACATTCTGACGGTGGCGGTGACGCTGGTGCATGCGGCGATCGCCATTGCGACCATCGCGATCATCACCCGCGGGCGCAGATGGCCGTGGTATTCCGGCCTCGCTCTCGCCGCCTCTGGCGTTCTTCTCGCCGGCTACGCCTATATTTGA
- a CDS encoding DUF447 domain-containing protein translates to MPMIRECIVTTVGPTGQHHIAPLGLIEQDEFWVIAPFRPSTTLANLEAAPFATASFIDDVRIFAGCVCGKSGWPMEPVPDWPAPRLSAALTHAELEVVRNEADPQRPRFFCRIRKIVSHKPFLGFNRAQSAVVEAAILATRLGMLPREKIDTELAYLRIAIDKTAGAAEREAWELVTAKIEAYLQTQSE, encoded by the coding sequence ATGCCGATGATCCGCGAATGCATCGTCACCACGGTCGGCCCCACGGGCCAGCATCACATCGCGCCGCTCGGGCTCATCGAGCAGGACGAGTTCTGGGTCATCGCGCCCTTCCGCCCCTCGACGACGCTCGCCAATCTCGAGGCCGCGCCCTTCGCCACGGCGAGCTTCATCGACGATGTGCGCATCTTCGCCGGCTGCGTCTGTGGCAAGAGCGGCTGGCCGATGGAGCCGGTCCCCGATTGGCCGGCGCCGCGCCTTTCCGCCGCCCTCACCCACGCCGAATTGGAAGTCGTCCGTAACGAGGCCGACCCGCAGCGGCCGCGCTTTTTCTGCCGGATAAGAAAAATCGTCTCCCACAAGCCCTTTTTGGGGTTCAACCGCGCGCAATCGGCGGTCGTCGAGGCCGCTATTCTGGCGACGCGGCTCGGAATGCTTCCCCGCGAAAAAATCGACACAGAATTGGCCTATCTCCGCATAGCGATCGACAAGACGGCCGGTGCCGCCGAGCGCGAGGCGTGGGAGCTGGTGACGGCCAAGATCGAGGCTTATCTTCAAACACAGTCGGAATGA
- a CDS encoding DUF6513 domain-containing protein codes for MSERLLFLTGHLALPRLERMLAGFGEEARDWRIHDIGVKVAALMTQEIILRRLPRPLEADRVILPGRCRADLSALAEAFGAPFERGPEEIADLPAFLGKRGGKADLTRHDMRIFAEIVDASIMSVEEVVARATTLKEAGADVIDLGCLPDTPFPHMEETIGALKARGFSVSLDSAKREELERGARAGADHLLSLDEHTLSLLPDNSPLVPILVPNPHGDLDSLQRAARIAESRGISYILDPILDPIHFGLAASIERYVETRRREPCAEMMMGTGNLTELTDADSSGVTAVLLGLCSELDIRHLLTVQVSPHTRRTVQEHDAARRMLFAARADAALPKGYSDALLQIHDKRPYAATPEEIAELARELRDENFRIEVAADGIHIYARGFHRVAQDAMSLFPELGVEKDGAHAFYLGAELMKAEIAFRLGKRYRQDEPLDFGCASDRSQEDETRQREAGHTLRKARE; via the coding sequence ATGTCTGAGCGCCTGCTGTTCCTCACCGGCCATCTCGCCCTGCCGCGCCTCGAGCGCATGCTGGCGGGCTTCGGCGAGGAGGCGAGGGACTGGCGCATCCACGACATTGGCGTGAAGGTCGCGGCGCTGATGACGCAGGAGATCATCCTGCGCCGCCTGCCGCGCCCGCTCGAGGCCGATCGCGTCATATTGCCGGGCCGCTGCCGCGCCGATCTTTCCGCGTTGGCTGAAGCCTTCGGCGCCCCTTTCGAGCGCGGGCCGGAGGAGATCGCCGATCTTCCGGCGTTCTTGGGCAAGCGCGGCGGCAAGGCCGATCTGACGCGCCATGACATGCGCATTTTCGCCGAGATCGTCGACGCCTCCATCATGAGCGTGGAGGAGGTCGTCGCGCGCGCGACGACGCTGAAAGAGGCGGGCGCTGACGTCATCGATCTCGGCTGCCTGCCGGACACGCCGTTTCCGCATATGGAAGAGACGATCGGGGCGCTGAAAGCGCGCGGCTTTTCCGTCAGCCTCGATTCAGCGAAGCGTGAGGAATTGGAGCGCGGCGCGCGCGCCGGCGCCGATCATCTCTTGAGCCTCGACGAGCATACGCTCTCACTATTGCCGGATAATTCGCCGCTCGTTCCGATCCTCGTGCCCAATCCGCACGGCGATCTCGACTCACTGCAACGCGCCGCGCGCATCGCCGAGAGCCGCGGCATTTCTTATATTCTCGATCCGATCCTCGATCCCATTCACTTCGGCCTCGCCGCCTCCATTGAGCGCTATGTCGAGACGCGCCGCCGCGAGCCCTGCGCCGAAATGATGATGGGCACGGGCAATCTCACCGAATTGACCGACGCCGATTCCTCGGGCGTCACGGCCGTTCTGCTGGGCCTGTGCTCGGAGCTGGACATTCGCCATCTGCTCACCGTGCAGGTGAGCCCGCACACGCGCCGCACCGTGCAGGAGCATGACGCCGCGCGGCGCATGCTGTTCGCCGCGCGCGCCGACGCCGCCCTGCCCAAGGGCTATAGCGACGCGCTGCTGCAAATCCACGACAAGCGGCCCTACGCCGCGACGCCGGAGGAGATCGCCGAGCTCGCGCGCGAGCTGCGCGACGAGAATTTCCGCATAGAGGTCGCGGCCGACGGCATTCACATTTACGCGCGCGGCTTTCATCGCGTGGCGCAGGACGCCATGTCGCTCTTTCCCGAGCTCGGGGTCGAGAAGGACGGCGCCCACGCCTTCTATCTCGGCGCGGAACTGATGAAGGCGGAAATCGCTTTTCGTCTCGGCAAGCGCTATCGGCAGGACGAGCCGCTGGACTTCGGCTGCGCCTCGGATCGATCGCAGGAGGACGAGACGCGCCAGCGCGAGGCCGGGCATACGCTGCGCAAGGCGAGGGAATGA
- a CDS encoding flavoprotein, producing the protein MKKVVTPRWGWALTGSGHFFTECLDIIRSLDHVDLFVSRAAAEVIRMYKHRLEDMPDHVRVFKDTTASSVPVGGFYHSYYHTLIVAPATSNTVAKFVYGISDNLATNVFAQAGKCRVPTVVFACDTAPELETQAPDRKVMVYPRRIDLENTDKLKTFEGTQVAESLAALHEAVERRRRELSAREPIGNV; encoded by the coding sequence ATGAAAAAGGTCGTCACGCCGCGCTGGGGCTGGGCGCTCACCGGCTCGGGACATTTCTTCACCGAATGTCTCGACATCATCCGCTCGCTCGACCATGTCGATCTCTTCGTCAGCAGAGCGGCGGCGGAAGTCATCCGCATGTATAAGCACAGGCTCGAGGACATGCCGGACCATGTGCGCGTGTTCAAGGACACGACGGCGAGCTCGGTTCCGGTCGGCGGCTTCTATCACAGCTATTACCACACGCTGATCGTGGCGCCGGCGACCTCCAACACCGTCGCCAAATTCGTCTATGGCATCTCCGACAATCTCGCGACCAATGTCTTCGCCCAGGCCGGCAAATGCCGCGTGCCGACGGTGGTGTTCGCCTGCGACACGGCGCCGGAGCTGGAGACGCAGGCGCCCGATCGCAAGGTGATGGTCTATCCCCGCCGCATCGACCTCGAGAACACCGACAAGCTGAAGACCTTCGAGGGGACGCAGGTCGCCGAGAGCCTCGCCGCTCTGCATGAGGCCGTCGAGCGCCGGCGCCGCGAGCTTTCCGCTCGGGAGCCGATCGGGAATGTCTGA
- a CDS encoding aspartate kinase — MPPSPSAETRPLVVKLGGSLAASPALRRWLAALRRYPGPLSIVPGGGPFADAVRSAQEALRFSDAAAHDMAIMAMEQYGRALCDLEPGLRPAATLREATAAHAQGAIAVWSPVAMTRANPQIPASWDMTSDSLAAWYAHEAGARALLLVKSVDWRASPPPPRGGRSSAAGAREGVKSRVSGATPPRTAPRSDPPPEGEGEGAASIVDPCFAQYARGLDVYIAGPAALREAPETFARGGLPGARFDFTREQSIAS, encoded by the coding sequence ATGCCGCCGAGCCCGAGCGCTGAGACGCGGCCTCTCGTCGTCAAGCTCGGCGGAAGCCTCGCCGCCTCCCCCGCCTTGCGCCGATGGCTGGCGGCGTTGCGGCGCTATCCCGGCCCTCTCAGCATCGTTCCCGGCGGCGGCCCTTTCGCCGACGCCGTGCGCAGCGCGCAAGAGGCGCTGCGCTTCTCCGACGCGGCCGCGCATGACATGGCCATAATGGCCATGGAGCAATATGGGCGCGCATTATGCGACCTCGAGCCGGGCCTCCGTCCCGCCGCGACGCTGCGGGAGGCGACGGCCGCTCATGCGCAGGGCGCGATCGCAGTCTGGAGCCCGGTTGCGATGACGCGCGCCAATCCCCAGATTCCAGCGAGCTGGGACATGACGTCCGACAGTCTCGCGGCCTGGTATGCGCATGAGGCGGGAGCGCGCGCGTTGCTGCTCGTGAAAAGCGTGGATTGGCGCGCGTCCCCACCTCCCCCTCGAGGGGGGAGGTCGAGCGCCGCAGGCGCTCGGGAGGGGGTGAAGTCCCGAGTCTCGGGAGCGACCCCACCCCGGACCGCTCCGCGGTCCGACCCTCCCCCTGAAGGGGAGGGTGAGGGCGCAGCATCCATCGTCGATCCCTGCTTCGCGCAATATGCGCGCGGGCTCGACGTCTATATCGCCGGCCCCGCGGCCTTGCGCGAGGCGCCTGAAACTTTCGCACGCGGCGGCCTTCCCGGCGCGCGCTTCGATTTCACCAGAGAGCAAAGCATCGCATCATGA
- a CDS encoding (5-formylfuran-3-yl)methyl phosphate synthase has product MTLMLTSVASVAEAEIAAAGGADVIDCKDAARGALGALPSAEIAAILRAVAGRRPVSAVVELPHDPAAAIEETAALGVAFVKFALPATPDADALIAALAPIAQRVRLVAVLFADLGPDLDVLPRLAAAGFAGALLDTAHKGKGRLIEHFDIGALSSFVERCHALGLEAGLAGSLEAPDVPRLLVTGVDVMGFRGALCRDHDRKSALDAGAVALIRDLIPGGPARASGKGSALAANVDWSLVVGHGYLESRERTREVDHVFVRDLVIPVEIGAYDFERGRTQRVRFNVDVDVTRVSAGGDDMRNVFSYDVIMDAIKMILASGHIELVETIAERLAELVLRHERVQALTVQVEKLDVAPGAVGIRIRRERQAETAKVHNLFPGLPDAAEPER; this is encoded by the coding sequence ATGACCCTTATGTTGACGAGCGTCGCCAGCGTGGCGGAAGCCGAGATCGCCGCCGCCGGCGGAGCGGACGTCATCGACTGCAAGGACGCCGCCCGCGGCGCTCTCGGCGCTCTGCCGTCGGCCGAGATCGCGGCGATCCTGCGCGCCGTCGCCGGCCGGCGCCCCGTCAGCGCCGTCGTCGAGCTTCCGCATGATCCGGCCGCGGCGATCGAGGAGACCGCGGCGCTCGGCGTCGCTTTCGTCAAATTCGCGCTGCCGGCGACGCCGGACGCCGATGCGCTGATCGCGGCGCTGGCGCCGATCGCGCAGCGCGTGCGGCTCGTCGCCGTGCTCTTCGCCGATCTCGGGCCGGACCTCGACGTGCTGCCGCGCCTCGCCGCGGCGGGCTTCGCTGGCGCGCTGCTGGACACGGCGCACAAGGGCAAGGGAAGGCTCATCGAGCATTTCGACATTGGCGCGCTCTCCTCCTTCGTCGAGCGCTGCCATGCGCTGGGCCTCGAGGCGGGGCTCGCCGGCTCGCTGGAGGCGCCGGATGTGCCGCGACTTCTGGTGACGGGCGTCGATGTGATGGGCTTTCGCGGCGCCCTCTGCCGCGACCACGACCGCAAGAGCGCGCTGGACGCCGGCGCCGTCGCGCTGATCCGCGACCTCATCCCCGGCGGCCCGGCGCGGGCGAGCGGCAAGGGCTCGGCGCTCGCCGCCAATGTCGATTGGTCGCTGGTCGTCGGCCACGGCTATCTCGAGAGCCGCGAGCGCACGCGCGAGGTGGACCATGTCTTCGTGCGCGATCTCGTCATTCCGGTCGAGATCGGCGCCTATGATTTCGAGCGCGGCCGCACGCAGCGGGTGCGCTTCAACGTCGATGTCGACGTGACGCGCGTCTCCGCCGGCGGCGACGACATGCGCAATGTCTTCTCCTATGACGTCATCATGGACGCGATAAAGATGATCCTCGCCTCGGGCCACATAGAGCTCGTCGAGACGATCGCCGAGCGCCTCGCCGAGCTGGTGCTGCGGCACGAGCGCGTGCAGGCGCTGACCGTGCAGGTGGAGAAGCTCGACGTCGCGCCTGGCGCGGTCGGCATTCGAATCCGGCGCGAGCGCCAAGCCGAGACCGCCAAGGTTCACAACCTCTTTCCGGGCCTTCCCGATGCCGCCGAGCCCGAGCGCTGA
- a CDS encoding folylpolyglutamate synthase/dihydrofolate synthase family protein: protein MDQRDAILTRLLDLHPKKIDLSLGRTEWLLAEMGHPERRLPPIIHVAGTNGKGSTLAFLRAILEAAGQRAHVYTSPHLLRFNERIRLAGTLVDDARLQKALEDCERANGQRPVTFFEITTVAAFTLFAEEPADWLLLETGLGGRYDSTNVIESPKATIITSISRDHPEFLGDTIEKIAYEKAGILKRGAPAIIGFQQHDGARDVLEREARRVGAPLSIAGEDFHIREENGRFVYEDERGLLDLPLPRLPGRHQHANAAGAIAALRAVAPHIGAEHIEAGLTRAEWPARLQLLSRGRVADLVPPGSEVWLDGGHNDDGGRVLAEAMAQFEEKNARPLVFVCGAQVTKDIRALIKHFVGLAGEVVAVPVEGEHKSWPPEEIAALACAEGMRSAAAQSVEEALAIIAQRSYAVPPRILIAGSLYLAAGVLALNGSVIE, encoded by the coding sequence ATGGATCAGCGCGACGCGATTCTGACGCGCTTGCTGGACCTTCATCCCAAGAAGATCGATCTGTCGCTCGGACGGACCGAATGGCTGCTGGCCGAAATGGGCCATCCCGAGCGCCGGCTGCCGCCGATCATCCATGTCGCCGGCACCAATGGCAAAGGCTCGACGCTGGCCTTTCTGCGCGCCATTCTGGAGGCCGCCGGACAGCGCGCGCATGTCTACACCTCGCCGCATCTCTTGCGCTTCAACGAGCGCATCCGCCTCGCCGGAACGCTGGTGGACGACGCCCGCCTGCAAAAGGCGCTGGAAGATTGCGAGCGCGCCAATGGCCAGCGGCCGGTGACCTTCTTCGAGATCACGACCGTCGCCGCCTTCACCCTTTTCGCCGAGGAGCCCGCCGATTGGCTGCTGCTGGAGACGGGCCTCGGCGGGCGCTATGATTCGACCAATGTGATCGAGAGCCCCAAGGCGACGATCATCACCTCCATCTCGCGCGACCATCCCGAGTTTCTCGGCGATACGATCGAGAAGATCGCCTATGAGAAAGCCGGCATTTTGAAGCGCGGCGCGCCCGCGATCATCGGCTTTCAGCAGCATGACGGCGCCCGCGACGTGCTGGAGCGCGAGGCGCGGCGCGTCGGCGCGCCGCTCTCCATCGCCGGCGAGGATTTCCATATTCGCGAGGAGAACGGCCGCTTCGTCTATGAGGACGAACGCGGCCTGCTCGATCTGCCATTGCCGCGCCTGCCCGGCCGCCACCAGCATGCCAACGCCGCCGGCGCCATAGCCGCGCTGCGCGCCGTCGCGCCGCATATCGGCGCCGAGCATATCGAGGCGGGCCTCACCCGCGCCGAATGGCCCGCGCGGCTGCAATTGCTCTCGCGTGGACGGGTGGCGGATCTGGTGCCGCCGGGCTCGGAAGTCTGGCTCGACGGCGGCCATAATGACGATGGCGGCCGCGTGCTCGCCGAGGCCATGGCGCAATTCGAGGAGAAGAACGCCCGCCCGCTGGTCTTCGTCTGCGGCGCGCAGGTGACGAAGGACATTCGCGCGCTGATAAAGCACTTCGTCGGCCTCGCCGGCGAGGTCGTCGCCGTGCCGGTGGAAGGCGAGCATAAGAGCTGGCCGCCGGAAGAGATCGCCGCCCTGGCCTGCGCCGAGGGCATGAGATCGGCGGCCGCGCAGAGCGTGGAGGAGGCGCTGGCGATCATCGCGCAGCGCAGCTATGCGGTTCCGCCGCGCATATTGATCGCCGGCTCGCTCTATCTCGCCGCCGGCGTGCTGGCGCTGAACGGCTCCGTCATAGAGTGA
- the accD gene encoding acetyl-CoA carboxylase, carboxyltransferase subunit beta has protein sequence MNWYSNVVPPKIKALIKREAPENAWVKCPESGQLVFHKDIEDNLYVVPGSGYHMRIPVEARLAGLFDNGEHEVVPTPDVPSDPLKFRDIKRYVDKIKEYRLKTGHQDAVTIAYGKLEGAAVTVAVQDFEFMGGSLGMAAGEAIIAGMTHAIEKRTPFIIFTASGGARMQEGMFSLMQMPRTTIAVRRLREARLPYIVVLTNPTTGGVTASYAMLGDIHIAEPGAIIGFAGARVIEQTIREKLPEGFQRAEYLRDHGMVDMVVPRTQMRETLARLCALLTKAPRRAA, from the coding sequence ATGAACTGGTATTCCAACGTCGTTCCGCCCAAGATCAAAGCCCTCATCAAGCGCGAGGCGCCGGAGAACGCCTGGGTCAAATGCCCGGAGAGCGGCCAGCTGGTGTTCCACAAGGACATTGAGGACAATCTCTATGTCGTGCCGGGCTCCGGCTATCACATGCGCATTCCGGTGGAGGCGCGGCTCGCCGGCCTCTTCGACAATGGCGAGCACGAAGTGGTGCCGACGCCGGATGTTCCGAGCGATCCGCTGAAGTTCCGCGACATCAAGCGCTATGTCGACAAGATCAAGGAATATCGGCTCAAGACCGGCCATCAGGACGCGGTCACGATCGCCTATGGCAAGCTCGAGGGCGCGGCCGTCACCGTCGCGGTGCAGGACTTCGAGTTCATGGGCGGCTCGCTCGGCATGGCGGCGGGCGAGGCGATCATCGCCGGCATGACGCACGCCATAGAGAAGCGCACGCCCTTCATCATCTTCACCGCCTCCGGCGGCGCGCGCATGCAGGAGGGCATGTTCTCGCTGATGCAGATGCCGCGCACCACAATCGCCGTGCGCCGGCTGCGCGAGGCGCGCCTGCCCTATATCGTCGTGCTCACCAATCCGACGACCGGCGGCGTCACCGCCTCCTACGCCATGCTGGGCGACATTCACATCGCCGAGCCCGGCGCGATCATCGGCTTCGCCGGCGCGCGCGTCATCGAGCAGACGATTCGCGAGAAGCTGCCCGAGGGTTTTCAGCGCGCCGAATATCTGCGCGACCATGGCATGGTGGATATGGTGGTGCCGCGCACGCAAATGCGCGAGACGCTGGCCCGGCTCTGCGCGCTGCTGACCAAAGCGCCGCGCCGCGCGGCTTGA
- the trpA gene encoding tryptophan synthase subunit alpha, producing MTSVAKTTRIDARFEALRAEGRAALVTFVMAGDPDLETSLALLKRLPEAGADLIELGIPFTDPMADGPAIQAAGLRALHAGMTLNKTLELVRAFRAQDQATPIVLMGYYNPVYVHGVPAFLEEAKAAGVDGLIIVDLPAEEDAELCLPARAAGLNFIRLATPTTDDKRLPKVLENTSGFVYYVSITGITGAALSDYSGVSEAVARIKRSTPLPIAVGFGVKTAENAAEIARYADGVVVGSALVDALAKSLDAENRAGPRTVEAVTSLVADLSRGVRGARSQEAKKDEPFSLKGALGAIARLWS from the coding sequence ATGACTTCCGTCGCCAAGACCACACGCATCGACGCCCGCTTCGAAGCCCTGCGCGCCGAGGGCCGCGCCGCCCTCGTGACCTTCGTCATGGCCGGCGACCCGGACCTCGAGACCTCGCTCGCTCTATTGAAGCGCCTGCCCGAGGCCGGCGCGGATCTGATCGAGCTCGGCATTCCCTTCACCGATCCCATGGCCGACGGCCCCGCCATTCAGGCGGCCGGCCTCCGGGCGCTGCATGCGGGCATGACGCTCAATAAGACGCTCGAGCTGGTCCGCGCCTTCCGCGCGCAGGATCAGGCGACGCCGATCGTGCTGATGGGCTATTACAACCCCGTCTATGTGCATGGCGTGCCCGCCTTCCTCGAGGAGGCGAAGGCGGCCGGCGTCGATGGGCTCATCATCGTCGATCTTCCGGCGGAGGAAGACGCCGAGCTGTGCCTGCCGGCGCGCGCGGCGGGGCTCAATTTCATCCGCCTGGCGACGCCCACCACGGATGACAAGCGCCTGCCCAAAGTGCTCGAAAACACGAGCGGGTTTGTCTATTATGTGTCGATCACCGGCATCACCGGCGCGGCTCTCTCGGATTATTCCGGCGTGTCGGAGGCGGTCGCGCGCATCAAGCGCAGCACGCCTCTGCCCATCGCCGTCGGCTTCGGCGTCAAAACGGCGGAGAACGCCGCCGAGATCGCGCGCTATGCAGATGGCGTGGTGGTCGGCTCGGCGCTGGTCGATGCGCTGGCGAAATCGCTCGACGCCGAGAATCGCGCCGGTCCGCGGACGGTGGAGGCGGTGACGAGCCTCGTCGCCGATCTCTCCCGCGGCGTGCGCGGCGCGCGGTCGCAAGAGGCGAAGAAGGACGAGCCCTTCTCGTTGAAAGGCGCGCTGGGAGCGATCGCGAGGCTCTGGTCATGA
- a CDS encoding type II toxin-antitoxin system RelE/ParE family toxin — MIRSVKGTATRQFLETGKSKFSGLDTELARQRLAELDSAATLDDLPPLRSVGLHRLSGDRKGQWAIKVNGPWRIAFRFEGGDAFEVEIVDYH, encoded by the coding sequence ATGATACGATCCGTCAAAGGAACGGCGACGCGCCAGTTTCTCGAGACCGGCAAGTCGAAGTTCTCCGGCCTCGACACCGAACTGGCGCGCCAGCGTCTGGCGGAGCTCGACAGCGCCGCCACGCTCGACGATCTGCCGCCGTTGCGCAGCGTCGGCCTGCATCGGCTGTCGGGCGACCGCAAGGGCCAATGGGCGATCAAGGTCAATGGGCCGTGGCGAATCGCCTTTCGTTTCGAGGGCGGCGACGCCTTCGAGGTCGAGATCGTCGATTATCATTGA
- a CDS encoding HigA family addiction module antitoxin, producing the protein MAKKGEDVFDAPAGGFRFGPIHPGRTLAAELEARGLSAHALALKLRVPANRIGEIVAGKRGVSAETALRLGRYFGNSAAFWMNLQTKYDLEIAEREFGERIKAEVEAA; encoded by the coding sequence ATGGCGAAGAAGGGCGAAGACGTCTTCGACGCGCCTGCGGGCGGTTTCCGATTCGGGCCGATCCATCCGGGGCGCACTCTGGCCGCCGAGCTCGAGGCGCGGGGCTTGAGCGCTCATGCGCTCGCGCTGAAATTGCGCGTGCCCGCCAATCGGATCGGCGAGATCGTCGCCGGCAAGCGCGGCGTGAGCGCGGAGACGGCCCTGCGGCTGGGGCGCTACTTCGGCAATAGCGCGGCGTTCTGGATGAATTTGCAGACCAAATATGATCTCGAGATCGCGGAACGCGAATTCGGCGAGCGCATCAAGGCGGAAGTCGAGGCGGCCTGA
- a CDS encoding LysR substrate-binding domain-containing protein, with protein MDFRRLRYLIRVGEERSFTRAARSLNVSQPTLSQQIQDLEAELGVALFTRTAHKVEPTEAGLLTIDGARRVLAETERLREAVQEYRGLKRGRLRIGVTQTFNALYLPQIVTAFARDYPAIDLEILELANDEIDASVEAGTLHLGVGLPRAHTRTRAEPLYADTLMFVCARTHRLAEAESVPAARLSEESVALLGHGFRTRAAVDDYLTEANATPLRVIAFNTFAAILNVVASGDYVSIVPADVRHVSLVSGVAALHFARLEPGPGSRTICLLSAPEDRATPAAIRFAARIRDYFAATGR; from the coding sequence ATGGATTTTCGACGGCTCCGCTATCTGATCCGCGTCGGCGAGGAGCGCAGCTTCACCCGCGCCGCCCGCTCGCTCAATGTCTCGCAGCCGACGCTCTCCCAGCAGATTCAGGACCTCGAGGCGGAACTCGGCGTCGCTCTTTTCACAAGGACGGCGCATAAGGTCGAGCCGACCGAGGCCGGCCTGCTGACCATAGACGGCGCCCGCCGGGTATTGGCGGAGACGGAGCGGCTGCGCGAGGCCGTGCAGGAATATCGCGGGCTGAAGCGTGGCCGGCTGCGCATCGGCGTGACGCAGACCTTCAACGCGCTCTATCTGCCGCAGATCGTCACCGCCTTCGCGCGCGACTATCCGGCGATCGACCTCGAGATTCTGGAACTGGCCAATGACGAGATCGACGCCAGCGTCGAGGCCGGGACGCTGCATCTGGGCGTCGGCCTTCCCCGCGCGCATACGAGGACTCGCGCCGAGCCGCTCTACGCCGACACGCTGATGTTCGTCTGCGCGCGCACGCACAGGCTGGCCGAGGCCGAGAGCGTCCCCGCGGCGCGCCTCTCCGAGGAGAGCGTCGCCCTGCTCGGCCATGGATTTCGCACGCGAGCCGCGGTGGACGACTATCTCACGGAGGCGAATGCGACGCCCCTGCGCGTGATCGCCTTCAATACTTTCGCGGCCATTCTCAATGTCGTCGCCTCGGGCGATTACGTCTCCATCGTGCCGGCCGACGTGCGCCATGTCTCGCTCGTCTCGGGCGTCGCGGCGCTGCATTTCGCGCGGCTGGAGCCCGGCCCTGGCAGCCGCACGATCTGCCTGCTGAGCGCGCCGGAGGACAGGGCGACGCCCGCCGCCATACGCTTCGCCGCGCGCATTCGCGATTATTTCGCCGCGACGGGGCGCTGA
- a CDS encoding cupin domain-containing protein, producing the protein MSAQRVFHSADFDKTPPIFEVILPERLAHRGVEKDDARAAYSAERKHPVHFIDLPSHAISLTVGGLTPGGRSNRHRHTYETILYVLEGRGYSMIEDRRIEWEAGDAVYIPVWAWHHHVNADLDKPARYLACENAPMLQNAGRLAIREEAE; encoded by the coding sequence ATGTCCGCCCAACGGGTTTTCCATTCGGCCGATTTCGACAAGACGCCGCCGATATTCGAGGTGATTTTGCCAGAGCGGCTCGCGCATCGCGGCGTCGAGAAGGACGATGCGCGCGCCGCCTATTCGGCCGAGCGCAAGCATCCGGTGCATTTCATCGATCTGCCGTCGCACGCCATCAGCCTCACGGTCGGCGGGCTCACGCCGGGCGGCCGCTCCAACCGCCATCGCCACACTTATGAGACCATCCTCTATGTGCTCGAGGGGCGCGGCTATTCGATGATCGAGGACCGCCGCATCGAATGGGAGGCGGGCGACGCCGTCTACATTCCGGTCTGGGCCTGGCACCATCACGTCAACGCCGATTTGGACAAGCCCGCGCGCTATCTCGCCTGCGAGAACGCCCCCATGCTCCAGAACGCCGGTCGCCTCGCGATCCGCGAAGAAGCCGAGTGA